Within Candidatus Margulisiibacteriota bacterium, the genomic segment ATAGGCAAAACAGGGTCCCACAATCTGTATAACGGTTGTTTATAGCTTCTGGCAAAAGCCTGATAAACTTTGGGAAAATTATTACCGAAGGCATAAGCCGCGCCATACAAAGCGCCGCCACTGGTTCCTGCTATATAATCTATCGGCACCCCGTTTTCCTGAAGTATTTTCAAAACACCTATATGAGCAAGACCCGGAGCGGTACCACTGCTAAGTGCCAACCCGATGGTTTTATGCGCTATTTTGCGGATGATAGCTTCAATTTGTGCTTTTGAAGTATTTTCAGCGACATGATACTGTCCGGGAACATTTTCCTGAAAATTGATAATATCGTGAGCAGTGTCCAGATGCATAAGAGAAGTGTTTTCTATAATAATATAGCTATTTTGATAATTGTTTATTTCCTGTCCGAGACTCTGTTTGCCGTTACTTTTAAGTCGGACGACCTGCCGGGAAGTGATGGATTGTAAATATTCCAGAAGGTGCTTTATTTGTGGTTGATGTTTATCCTGTGCCAGTATTAGAATAATGCGGTTATTATCCTGCTGGGTTATTATTCTGTTCGTGGAAGAAAGCCTTTTACTGAGAACTTTACTAAGTTCCAGGGCCAGCAGTTGGTTGGTTTCCATCAGGTTATTAAAATCTTTTTTTGTCAGACATGCCAACCTGCATTCGCTAGATGCCCGGGCTTTCGCTGTTCGATAAGAATCGGTAAGCATCGCCATTTCACCGAAAAAATCTCCCTTTTTAAGCACGGTCAGAACTACAGATTCTCCTTTTTTATTGGTCACGGATATTTCCACTTCACCGGCTTCGATAAGGAACATTGAATCTCCATAATCACCTTCTTCAAAAATTAAACTGCCTTTTTTGTAATCGGTTTGGGTCATATTGTGTTTGAAGCCGTGTAAAATATCCCAGGGTATATTTTTTATCCTTTTCATGTTTGCGGTAGCCTGTTTTTGCTGCAATAAAAGCTGATTGGTCAGGGCTAATCTCTGGCTG encodes:
- a CDS encoding cyclic nucleotide-binding domain-containing protein, whose protein sequence is MNIHFLKDLDLFQQLPDSILELISSKMVLETFRAGQIIFHEGDYANRFYLISEGQISILIENKQGAEVILANLKKGEIFGEMALLIDSYRTATARADIDCQLYYLLKKDFQDLLTQHHVVALELSKTLSQRLALTNQLLLQQKQATANMKRIKNIPWDILHGFKHNMTQTDYKKGSLIFEEGDYGDSMFLIEAGEVEISVTNKKGESVVLTVLKKGDFFGEMAMLTDSYRTAKARASSECRLACLTKKDFNNLMETNQLLALELSKVLSKRLSSTNRIITQQDNNRIILILAQDKHQPQIKHLLEYLQSITSRQVVRLKSNGKQSLGQEINNYQNSYIIIENTSLMHLDTAHDIINFQENVPGQYHVAENTSKAQIEAIIRKIAHKTIGLALSSGTAPGLAHIGVLKILQENGVPIDYIAGTSGGALYGAAYAFGNNFPKVYQAFARSYKQPLYRLWDPVLPISGIFHGKKLINKTIKKLVGNKNIEDSVIPFAAVATDLYSGQEVIMTRGSVLQAIRASLSIPIIFTPVKSEDKLLVDGVVTTPVPISALEKANIDIKVAVYVSDLNAFKKNDMLSVFLRSRNISSDFIADESIGKADIIIKPLFENLRQFDYGKIDEIIAIGEEESKKSLGRIQRLLQK